The Vicia villosa cultivar HV-30 ecotype Madison, WI linkage group LG1, Vvil1.0, whole genome shotgun sequence genome includes a region encoding these proteins:
- the LOC131628504 gene encoding histone H4-like has product MSGRGKGGKGLGKGGAKRHRKVLRDNIQGITKPAIRRLARRGGVKRISGLIYEETRGVLKIFLENVIRDAVTYTEHARRKTVTAMDVVYALKRQGRTLYGFGS; this is encoded by the coding sequence ATGTCAGGAAGAGGTAAGGGGGGTAAGGGTCTTGGAAAGGGAGGAGCAAAACGACACCGTAAGGTTCTCAGAGATAACATTCAGGGAATCACCAAGCCTGCTATTCGTCGTCTTGCTAGACGTGGTGGCGTCAAGCGTATCAGCGGTCTAATTTATGAAGAAACTCGCGGTGTTCTCAAGATCTTTCTTGAGAATGTGATCCGTGATGCCGTGACCTACACAGAGCACGCTCGCCGTAAGACTGTTACAGCGATGGACGTTGTTTACGCTCTCAAGAGACAGGGAAGGACTCTTTACGGATTCGGCAGTTAG